One Nostoc punctiforme PCC 73102 DNA window includes the following coding sequences:
- a CDS encoding AI-2E family transporter, whose protein sequence is MSGFEAKNFWERLNNLALVRFLLLVASGWAIVQLLAYFEAVIVIFTFAAILAFLLSYPVYGLRRFLPHGVAVGVVFLLSIVIIGGLIITVGLTVLSQGQQLIDSITAFLNSLVPLLEGLEGFLRTRNLQIDLSFIEEQLRNQAVSTLVTSLAILQGFMTNFVTFILIAVVAFFMLLDGDKLWNFILKIVPKQRRNRFTNIIRRSFLGFFRGQLLLSGFLTSSTFLVFLVLKVPFALILSIIIGIVDIIPGIGATLGVSTVTLFVLSQGVWLALKVLIACIILQQIQDNLIAPRIMQGALNLNPVVIFFALLVGARVAGLLGVFISIPIAGVIVSLFEIDEMKSEV, encoded by the coding sequence ATGAGCGGCTTTGAAGCCAAAAATTTTTGGGAGCGATTAAATAATCTGGCATTAGTCCGTTTTTTGCTTTTAGTTGCTTCTGGCTGGGCAATTGTACAGCTTTTAGCTTACTTTGAAGCAGTCATTGTTATTTTTACATTTGCGGCAATTTTAGCTTTTTTACTCAGCTATCCTGTATATGGGCTGCGGCGTTTTTTACCCCACGGTGTAGCGGTTGGTGTCGTATTCTTGCTCAGTATTGTAATTATAGGCGGTCTGATAATTACCGTGGGCTTAACGGTTTTATCTCAAGGGCAACAATTAATTGATAGTATCACTGCATTTTTAAATTCTTTAGTACCTTTATTAGAAGGACTAGAAGGATTTTTACGAACTCGTAATTTACAAATAGATTTAAGTTTTATTGAAGAACAATTGCGGAATCAAGCTGTCTCAACTCTTGTGACTAGTTTGGCAATTTTGCAAGGCTTTATGACGAATTTTGTGACTTTTATATTAATTGCTGTTGTGGCTTTCTTCATGCTATTAGATGGAGACAAGTTATGGAATTTTATTTTAAAAATAGTCCCAAAACAGCGCCGCAATAGATTTACAAATATAATCAGACGGTCTTTTTTAGGATTTTTTAGAGGTCAGCTATTATTAAGTGGATTTCTCACAAGTTCAACCTTTCTAGTTTTCTTAGTATTAAAAGTACCTTTTGCTTTGATATTGTCAATCATAATCGGAATCGTTGATATTATTCCTGGCATAGGTGCAACATTAGGAGTAAGCACAGTTACTCTATTTGTCTTATCTCAAGGTGTTTGGTTAGCATTGAAAGTATTGATAGCCTGTATTATCCTCCAGCAGATACAAGACAATTTGATTGCGCCTCGAATTATGCAAGGTGCGCTGAATCTTAATCCTGTAGTGATATTTTTTGCTTTGCTAGTAGGCGCTAGAGTAGCAGGATTATTAGGTGTTTTTATATCTATTCCAATCGCGGGAGTAATTGTATCTTTATTTGAAATTGATGAAATGAAATCAGAAGTTTAG
- a CDS encoding PEP-CTERM sorting domain-containing protein (PEP-CTERM proteins occur, often in large numbers, in the proteomes of bacteria that also encode an exosortase, a predicted intramembrane cysteine proteinase. The presence of a PEP-CTERM domain at a protein's C-terminus predicts cleavage within the sorting domain, followed by covalent anchoring to some some component of the (usually Gram-negative) cell surface. Many PEP-CTERM proteins exhibit an unusual sequence composition that includes large numbers of potential glycosylation sites. Expression of one such protein has been shown restore the ability of a bacterium to form floc, a type of biofilm.), whose amino-acid sequence MKKVEIFPFFSQKISKFSLAVITGISSSILLANPIHAATLGQNLIINGDAEQGQGDPIGNAVGTDIPFIPNWITTDSFSVLQYGATGFEFTNPLGNVVAVSGLPDANSLGPSVRGKNLFFGGADRGSSSASQLIDITDLASVIDAGQGAYDLSAWLGGYDTDLDNVKFSLNFLNQDGQSLDTTFINSPAPDKRNNTTGLLFKSTKGFVPVGARQINVVLNVNYVRGRVNDGYADNLSLAITKVPEPSSSGLLLIVFSFFMLFKLPKSSKLLP is encoded by the coding sequence ATGAAGAAGGTCGAAATTTTTCCTTTTTTCTCTCAAAAAATATCAAAATTTAGTCTAGCTGTGATAACAGGAATTTCATCAAGTATTCTCCTTGCTAACCCTATCCATGCAGCCACCCTTGGGCAAAATCTGATTATTAATGGCGATGCAGAACAAGGACAAGGAGATCCCATTGGTAATGCTGTTGGGACTGATATTCCCTTTATCCCTAACTGGATTACAACTGATAGTTTTAGTGTCCTGCAATATGGAGCAACAGGTTTTGAATTTACTAACCCTTTGGGTAATGTAGTTGCCGTTAGTGGACTTCCTGATGCTAATAGTTTAGGGCCAAGTGTACGAGGAAAAAATTTGTTTTTTGGTGGCGCTGATAGAGGCTCATCAAGTGCTTCTCAGCTAATTGATATAACTGACCTTGCTTCTGTAATTGATGCTGGTCAAGGAGCATACGATTTGAGTGCCTGGTTGGGTGGCTACGACACTGATTTAGATAATGTGAAATTTAGTCTTAATTTCCTCAATCAAGATGGTCAATCTCTGGACACAACATTCATTAATTCCCCCGCTCCAGACAAAAGAAATAACACAACTGGTTTATTATTCAAGTCTACGAAGGGTTTTGTTCCCGTTGGTGCAAGACAAATTAATGTTGTTCTGAATGTGAACTATGTTCGTGGGCGCGTAAATGATGGCTATGCAGATAACCTCTCGTTAGCAATTACCAAAGTTCCAGAACCTTCTTCATCAGGCTTATTACTAATAGTTTTCTCCTTTTTCATGTTATTTAAATTACCTAAAAGTAGCAAATTATTGCCGTAA
- a CDS encoding DUF2288 domain-containing protein, which yields MSDLKAELTEILDEAEWEWLIPHVQRDAVILVAPELNLVDVGVAIASDNIPSVEQWIDEQLITKPTTVQVGEWNLERSKRFNTLIVQPYVLVKEIVAT from the coding sequence ATGTCGGATTTAAAAGCGGAATTAACAGAAATTTTGGATGAGGCAGAGTGGGAGTGGCTAATTCCTCATGTACAACGAGATGCAGTAATTTTGGTAGCACCGGAGTTAAACTTGGTGGATGTTGGAGTAGCGATCGCCAGTGATAACATTCCATCAGTAGAACAGTGGATTGATGAGCAATTAATTACCAAACCCACAACAGTACAGGTGGGAGAATGGAATCTTGAACGCAGTAAGCGATTTAATACTCTCATCGTTCAACCTTACGTTTTAGTGAAGGAAATAGTCGCTACCTAA
- a CDS encoding lysophospholipid acyltransferase family protein: MDKNREPFISLALYHAFKWSVVSPILHTYFRGQIYGAENVPQSGPLLVVSNHASYFDPPIVSNCVRRPVAYMAKEELFNIPVLAQAIKLYGAYPVSRGSADRNAIRSALDYLNKGWAVGVFLEGTRTPDGRITDPKRGALLLAAKAKAPILPVSVCGTEKILQKGSSLPHAVPITVRIGNLIDAPTSTNKEELEALTQKCATVINKMHDLGR, translated from the coding sequence GTGGACAAAAACCGCGAACCGTTCATTAGTCTGGCGCTTTACCACGCCTTTAAATGGTCAGTCGTTAGCCCCATACTTCACACTTACTTTCGGGGCCAGATTTATGGTGCGGAAAATGTCCCCCAATCAGGGCCGCTACTAGTAGTAAGTAATCACGCTAGTTACTTTGACCCGCCGATTGTCTCTAATTGTGTGCGTCGTCCAGTGGCGTACATGGCTAAGGAAGAGTTATTTAATATCCCAGTTTTGGCGCAAGCGATTAAATTGTATGGTGCTTACCCGGTGAGTCGAGGAAGTGCCGATCGCAATGCCATCCGTTCTGCTTTAGATTATCTCAATAAAGGTTGGGCTGTCGGTGTTTTCTTGGAAGGTACTCGCACCCCAGATGGTCGAATTACAGACCCCAAAAGAGGCGCACTGCTGCTAGCGGCGAAAGCAAAAGCCCCAATATTACCAGTAAGTGTCTGTGGTACTGAGAAGATTTTGCAAAAAGGCTCGTCCCTACCTCACGCAGTTCCCATCACTGTGAGAATTGGTAACTTGATTGATGCTCCCACTTCCACTAATAAAGAGGAATTGGAGGCGTTGACACAAAAGTGTGCCACGGTAATTAACAAAATGCATGATTTAGGACGATAA
- a CDS encoding endonuclease MutS2 gives MIQSETLELLEWHRLCQHLATFAATKLGATAARNLKIPDSQTQSEQLLEQTKEVYQLESRLTTGLSFEGIQDIGDSLERAERSGVLAGDELLAIATTLAGARSLRRVIDNQEDLPILTELVADLRTYPELEQEIHRCIDERAQVTDRASQKLGEIRTDLRRLRSQITQKLQNILQAKSGAVQEQLITQRSDRFVIPVKAPQKDAIPGIVHDTSTSGATLYVEPNSVVPLGNQLRQIIRKEQAEEEAIRRILTEQVAAVKPDLERLLAIATTLDLATARSRYSYWLGANPPRFIQRQDSETITLRNLRHPLLVWQQQHEQGQPVVPVDLLINPLIRVVTITGPNTGGKTVTLKTLGLAALMAKVGLFVPAREPVEIPWFDKVLADIGDEQSLQQSLSTFSGHIRRISRILEALGNGESGSEDGEKEMPNPQSLVLLDEVGAGTDPVEGSALAIALLQYLANHAQLTIATTHFGELKALKYEDERFENASVEFDESTLSPTYRLLWGIPGRSNALTIALRLGLKPEVVQQAKTQVGEATDEVNQVIAGLEAQRRRQETKAAEAQSLLQQAERLYKEVSAKAASLEERESSLRASQEIAVQQAIVQAKGEIAQVIRRLQKGTPTAQEAQQATNALNQIGQLYQPATPAKPKAGFMPKVGDRVRIPKLGQIADVIAAPDEDGELSVRFGLMKMTVKLQDVESLDGQKPEPIVKAKPAPAAVTPPAQSVPEIRTSKNTIDLRGKRVADAEYILDKAISEATGPIWIIHGYGTGKLRQGVHAFLQQHPRVNNYEPAEQADGGTGVTVAHIK, from the coding sequence TTGATCCAATCTGAAACCTTAGAACTATTAGAATGGCATCGCCTCTGCCAGCACCTTGCCACCTTCGCGGCAACTAAGCTAGGGGCGACAGCTGCGCGTAATCTGAAAATACCCGATTCTCAGACCCAAAGCGAACAGTTGTTAGAGCAAACCAAAGAAGTCTACCAACTGGAAAGTCGCCTCACCACGGGACTATCATTTGAGGGAATTCAAGATATTGGCGATTCCTTAGAACGGGCAGAACGCAGTGGAGTTTTGGCAGGAGATGAACTGTTAGCGATCGCCACCACCCTCGCTGGTGCTAGAAGTTTGCGCCGTGTCATCGACAATCAGGAAGATTTGCCGATACTGACTGAGTTAGTTGCCGATTTACGGACTTATCCAGAACTAGAACAAGAAATTCACCGATGTATTGATGAACGGGCCCAGGTAACTGACCGCGCGAGTCAAAAACTGGGAGAAATTCGCACAGATTTGCGGCGATTACGCAGCCAAATTACCCAAAAGCTCCAAAATATCTTACAGGCGAAATCTGGGGCAGTTCAAGAACAACTAATTACCCAACGGAGCGATCGCTTTGTCATCCCCGTAAAAGCGCCCCAAAAAGATGCCATCCCCGGTATTGTTCACGATACTTCTACAAGTGGTGCAACTCTGTACGTAGAACCAAATTCCGTAGTGCCTCTAGGCAACCAACTGCGGCAAATCATTAGAAAAGAGCAAGCCGAAGAAGAAGCGATTCGCCGTATTTTGACGGAACAAGTAGCCGCAGTCAAACCAGATTTAGAGAGGTTGTTAGCGATCGCCACAACTTTAGATTTGGCAACCGCTAGATCGCGTTATAGTTACTGGCTAGGAGCAAATCCCCCGCGATTTATCCAGCGTCAAGACAGTGAAACCATTACCTTACGAAACTTACGGCATCCTTTATTAGTGTGGCAACAACAGCATGAACAAGGGCAACCAGTCGTTCCTGTAGATTTGCTGATCAACCCGCTAATTCGGGTAGTGACCATTACCGGGCCAAATACTGGCGGTAAAACTGTAACCTTAAAAACCTTGGGGTTAGCAGCATTGATGGCCAAAGTGGGTTTATTTGTCCCCGCCCGCGAACCAGTGGAAATTCCTTGGTTTGACAAAGTGCTAGCAGATATTGGCGATGAACAATCCTTACAGCAAAGTTTATCCACATTCTCTGGTCACATCCGCCGAATTAGTCGAATTTTAGAAGCATTGGGAAATGGGGAATCGGGAAGCGAGGATGGGGAAAAGGAAATGCCCAATCCCCAATCACTCGTTTTACTTGATGAAGTCGGCGCAGGAACCGATCCAGTTGAAGGTAGCGCCTTAGCGATCGCCTTGTTACAATATCTCGCCAACCATGCCCAGCTAACGATCGCCACCACTCACTTTGGTGAACTAAAAGCCCTGAAATACGAAGATGAGCGGTTTGAAAACGCCTCTGTTGAATTTGACGAAAGTACTCTCTCGCCTACTTACCGTTTGCTGTGGGGCATCCCTGGACGTTCTAATGCCTTAACTATTGCTTTGCGCTTGGGATTAAAGCCAGAAGTGGTACAACAGGCGAAAACTCAAGTGGGAGAGGCTACAGATGAAGTTAACCAGGTGATTGCAGGCTTAGAAGCCCAACGCCGCCGCCAGGAAACCAAAGCAGCCGAAGCCCAAAGTTTGTTGCAGCAAGCAGAACGTTTATACAAAGAGGTATCCGCAAAAGCCGCAAGTTTGGAGGAAAGGGAAAGTAGTTTGCGGGCTTCACAGGAAATAGCAGTCCAGCAAGCGATCGTCCAAGCAAAAGGTGAAATTGCCCAAGTGATTCGCCGTTTGCAAAAAGGTACGCCCACAGCCCAAGAAGCCCAGCAAGCCACCAATGCTTTGAATCAAATTGGCCAGCTTTATCAGCCAGCAACGCCAGCAAAACCAAAAGCTGGGTTTATGCCCAAAGTAGGCGATCGCGTCCGCATTCCCAAACTCGGACAAATAGCGGATGTGATCGCCGCCCCCGATGAAGATGGCGAGTTAAGCGTTCGGTTTGGGCTAATGAAGATGACTGTGAAGTTGCAAGACGTAGAATCTTTAGATGGTCAAAAACCCGAACCAATCGTCAAAGCCAAACCAGCCCCAGCAGCAGTAACCCCACCAGCACAAAGTGTCCCAGAAATTCGCACTTCCAAAAATACTATCGATTTGCGTGGTAAACGGGTAGCTGATGCCGAATACATTTTAGATAAAGCCATTTCAGAAGCTACTGGCCCAATCTGGATTATTCATGGGTACGGTACTGGTAAACTGCGCCAAGGAGTTCACGCCTTTTTACAACAGCATCCCAGAGTGAACAACTACGAACCAGCAGAACAAGCAGATGGCGGTACTGGTGTTACCGTTGCTCATATCAAATAA
- a CDS encoding leucyl aminopeptidase: MTIQPSDKPLLEWAGDSLAIGLFEDAVELTGELATLDQKFSGVLKELIAEEEFKGKANSTIFTRVNPGRPVRKLILVGLGKPDALKLDTLRRAAAAVARVAKKQKSKILGFSFPLWNNDPAASAQAIAEGVELALYQDIRFKSEPEDKGSQIETVDLLGFSGQEAAITLANQIVSGVNLARELVAAPANAVTPITLAETAQAIAKDYGLQVEILEKEDCEKLGMGAFLGVAQASELPPKFIHLTYKPEGTPKKKLAIIGKGVTFDSGGLNIKGAGSGIETMKMDMGGAAATLGAAKAIAQIKPDVEVHFISAVAENMISGRAMHPGDILTASNGKTIEVNNTDAEGRLTLADALVYAEKLGLDAIVDLATLTGANVIALGDDIAGLYTPDDDVASQIEKAAQTSGEKIWRMPMEEKYFEGLKSGIADMKNTGPRPGGAITAALFLKQFVKETPWAHLDIAGPVWTDKENGYNGAGATGYGVRLLVNWVLGIGE; encoded by the coding sequence ATGACAATTCAACCTAGTGATAAGCCTTTGCTAGAGTGGGCAGGCGATAGTTTGGCAATAGGATTATTTGAAGATGCAGTAGAGTTAACCGGAGAACTAGCAACTTTAGATCAAAAGTTTTCTGGGGTCTTAAAAGAACTAATTGCTGAAGAAGAATTTAAAGGTAAAGCCAACAGTACCATCTTCACACGGGTGAATCCTGGTAGACCAGTGCGTAAATTGATTCTGGTAGGATTGGGTAAACCAGATGCACTCAAACTCGACACTTTGCGACGCGCTGCTGCTGCGGTAGCCAGAGTCGCAAAAAAGCAAAAAAGCAAAATTTTGGGATTTAGCTTCCCATTATGGAATAACGATCCAGCCGCAAGCGCCCAAGCGATCGCAGAAGGTGTTGAATTAGCACTTTACCAAGATATTCGTTTTAAATCAGAACCAGAAGATAAAGGATCGCAAATAGAAACCGTAGATTTACTAGGTTTCAGTGGACAAGAAGCAGCCATTACCCTCGCCAATCAAATCGTTTCTGGGGTAAATTTGGCACGGGAGTTAGTGGCAGCACCAGCCAATGCGGTAACACCAATTACTTTAGCCGAAACTGCTCAAGCGATCGCCAAGGACTACGGTTTACAAGTAGAAATTCTCGAAAAAGAAGACTGTGAAAAGTTGGGTATGGGTGCCTTTTTAGGAGTAGCACAAGCTTCCGAGTTGCCACCTAAATTCATTCACCTGACTTACAAACCAGAAGGTACACCGAAAAAGAAACTAGCAATTATTGGTAAAGGTGTAACCTTTGATTCCGGCGGACTCAATATTAAAGGTGCTGGTAGCGGCATCGAAACCATGAAAATGGATATGGGCGGTGCGGCTGCTACCTTGGGGGCAGCAAAAGCAATTGCTCAAATTAAGCCAGATGTTGAAGTTCACTTTATCTCGGCGGTAGCTGAAAACATGATTAGCGGTCGCGCCATGCACCCTGGAGACATCCTCACCGCATCAAACGGCAAAACAATTGAAGTGAACAACACCGATGCAGAAGGACGTTTAACCCTTGCAGATGCTTTGGTGTATGCCGAGAAATTAGGGTTGGATGCGATCGTTGATTTAGCAACCTTGACAGGTGCTAACGTCATTGCCTTGGGTGATGATATTGCAGGTTTGTACACTCCCGATGATGACGTAGCTTCCCAGATCGAAAAAGCTGCCCAAACCTCAGGGGAAAAAATTTGGCGGATGCCAATGGAAGAAAAATATTTTGAAGGGCTAAAGTCTGGGATTGCGGACATGAAAAATACAGGCCCGCGTCCAGGTGGTGCGATTACGGCTGCCCTTTTCCTCAAGCAATTTGTCAAAGAAACCCCTTGGGCACATTTAGATATTGCCGGCCCAGTATGGACAGATAAAGAAAACGGCTACAACGGCGCAGGCGCTACTGGCTACGGGGTTCGGTTGCTAGTTAACTGGGTGTTGGGGATTGGGGAGTAG
- the fabD gene encoding ACP S-malonyltransferase, producing the protein MTKTAWVFPGQGSQTLGMGIDLLDIPFAKDKFAQAEEILGWSVTKICQNEEAKLSQTLYTQPSLYVIESILADLLQERGQQPDLVAGHSLGEYSALYVAGVFEWSAGLYLVKRRAELMDNAVGGMMAALMNFDREQLEKVIAHTPDVVLANDNSSAQVVISGTTEAVQAVMTQVKAKRAIPLKVSGAFHSHLIAPAAAEFQNILESVEFQPATVPVLSNVEPIPSIDAEILKQRLNKQMTGSVRWREISLQLPANGIQRVVEVGPGKVLTGLIKRSSPDLILENIQSGADLALG; encoded by the coding sequence ATGACTAAAACTGCATGGGTGTTTCCCGGACAAGGATCTCAAACGCTGGGAATGGGAATAGACTTATTAGATATACCCTTCGCTAAAGACAAATTTGCCCAAGCCGAGGAAATCTTGGGCTGGTCTGTAACCAAAATCTGTCAAAACGAAGAAGCCAAGTTATCACAGACGCTATATACTCAGCCAAGTCTTTATGTGATAGAAAGCATTCTTGCAGATCTTCTCCAAGAACGAGGACAACAGCCAGATTTAGTTGCTGGCCACAGTTTGGGAGAATATTCTGCCCTTTATGTAGCGGGTGTCTTTGAGTGGTCGGCTGGTTTATATCTAGTAAAGCGTCGTGCAGAACTCATGGATAATGCCGTGGGTGGAATGATGGCAGCTTTGATGAACTTTGACCGCGAACAGTTAGAAAAAGTCATTGCCCACACGCCTGATGTGGTTCTAGCAAATGATAATAGTTCGGCTCAGGTGGTAATTTCAGGCACAACTGAAGCTGTACAAGCAGTGATGACTCAAGTTAAAGCCAAGCGTGCTATTCCCCTAAAAGTTTCTGGAGCATTTCATTCACATTTAATCGCACCAGCAGCGGCTGAATTCCAAAACATTTTAGAATCTGTGGAATTTCAACCAGCTACTGTGCCAGTCTTATCTAATGTAGAACCAATTCCGTCTATTGATGCCGAGATTTTAAAGCAGCGCCTCAACAAACAAATGACTGGTTCTGTACGGTGGCGTGAAATTTCTTTGCAATTACCAGCTAACGGTATCCAGCGAGTAGTAGAAGTTGGCCCTGGTAAAGTCTTAACTGGCTTGATTAAACGTAGCAGCCCTGACTTAATATTAGAAAATATCCAGAGTGGTGCTGATTTAGCATTGGGATAA
- the plsX gene encoding phosphate acyltransferase PlsX — translation MGSTRVRIAIDAMGGDHAPGEIVAGALRAKEELGVEILLVGDPQQIEAALPPKTNLAQVEIVPAEEAIAMDEEPLNAVRRKRKASINVAMDLVKQQKADAVFSAGHSGAAMASALLRLGRLPGIDRPAIGTVFPTIVAGKPVLVLDVGANVDCRPKFLEQFAVMGSAYSQYVLGTTEPKVGLLNIGEEDSKGNDAAVRAHQLLRENSQINFIGNAEGRDVLSGHFDVIVCDGFVGNVLLKFAEAVGEVILQILREELPQGLHGQIGSAFLKPNLKRVKQRMDHAEHGGALLLGVAGVCFIGHGSSQAPSIFNAIRMAKEAVDNQVLQRIQSQYILERESG, via the coding sequence ATGGGATCGACTCGCGTACGGATCGCAATTGACGCAATGGGAGGGGATCACGCACCCGGTGAAATCGTTGCTGGCGCACTGCGAGCAAAGGAAGAATTGGGTGTAGAGATATTACTTGTTGGTGATCCCCAACAAATAGAAGCTGCCTTGCCGCCAAAAACGAATTTAGCGCAGGTGGAGATCGTTCCTGCTGAGGAAGCGATCGCAATGGATGAGGAGCCTTTAAATGCAGTTAGACGCAAACGCAAGGCTTCTATCAATGTGGCAATGGATTTAGTCAAGCAGCAAAAGGCAGATGCCGTATTTTCTGCCGGTCACTCTGGGGCAGCTATGGCATCGGCTTTGCTCCGCTTAGGGCGATTGCCGGGAATCGATCGTCCAGCAATTGGGACTGTTTTTCCGACAATTGTTGCTGGTAAGCCAGTCTTAGTTCTTGATGTCGGCGCAAATGTAGATTGCCGCCCGAAGTTTTTAGAGCAGTTTGCTGTCATGGGATCGGCTTACAGTCAGTATGTCTTAGGTACAACCGAACCAAAAGTGGGCTTATTGAATATCGGTGAAGAAGACTCTAAAGGCAATGATGCAGCCGTCCGTGCCCACCAACTGCTCCGCGAAAATTCTCAAATTAATTTTATTGGCAATGCCGAAGGGCGTGATGTGCTTTCCGGTCACTTCGATGTAATTGTCTGCGATGGCTTTGTGGGCAATGTACTGTTAAAATTTGCCGAAGCAGTTGGAGAAGTGATTCTGCAAATTCTGCGGGAAGAATTACCCCAAGGATTGCATGGTCAAATCGGTTCAGCATTCTTAAAACCAAACCTGAAGCGAGTTAAGCAACGCATGGATCATGCAGAACATGGTGGTGCTTTGTTGTTAGGCGTGGCAGGAGTTTGTTTTATCGGTCACGGTAGCTCACAAGCACCTTCAATTTTCAATGCTATTCGCATGGCTAAAGAAGCTGTTGACAACCAGGTGCTACAACGAATTCAGTCCCAATATATCCTAGAGCGCGAAAGCGGTTAG
- a CDS encoding beta-ketoacyl-ACP synthase 3, with amino-acid sequence MENLGIAITGSGSAVPATSLHNQTLTELVETSDEWIATRTGIRQRRLAVSSESLSGLATAAGSRAIAASGIRPEDLDLILLATSTPDDLFGSACQVQAQLGATNAVAFDLTAACSGFVFGLVTAAQYIRTGVYKNVLLIGADILSRWVDWQDRRTCVLFGDGAGAVVLQASKSDRLLGFALKSDGTQNHHLNLAYAGASQELLPGVNITKGTYQPITMNGKEVYRFAVQKVPEIIDKALFQANLKVDQIDWLVLHQANQRIIDAVAQRLNIPEHKVISNLAQYGNTSAASIPLALDEAVRQGKIKPHDIVATSGFGAGLTWGAAIFQWGK; translated from the coding sequence GTGGAAAACTTAGGCATAGCAATTACCGGAAGTGGCTCGGCAGTACCAGCAACTTCCCTACACAACCAGACATTAACTGAACTAGTTGAAACATCAGACGAGTGGATTGCCACAAGAACGGGAATTCGTCAACGACGATTAGCGGTGTCATCTGAGTCGTTAAGTGGACTAGCTACTGCTGCCGGCAGTCGAGCGATCGCAGCTTCAGGAATTAGACCAGAAGACCTAGACCTGATTTTGCTAGCGACTTCCACCCCTGATGATTTGTTTGGTAGTGCTTGTCAAGTACAGGCTCAATTAGGAGCCACCAACGCAGTCGCCTTTGACTTGACAGCAGCCTGCTCTGGCTTTGTGTTTGGTCTGGTTACAGCAGCCCAATACATTAGAACAGGTGTCTATAAAAATGTACTGTTGATAGGGGCAGATATCCTCTCTCGCTGGGTAGATTGGCAAGATCGTCGGACTTGTGTACTATTCGGCGATGGTGCAGGAGCAGTAGTATTACAGGCTTCTAAAAGCGATCGCTTATTAGGATTTGCCCTTAAAAGTGATGGCACTCAAAACCATCACCTCAATCTTGCTTATGCAGGCGCTTCCCAAGAATTGCTCCCTGGTGTAAACATCACTAAAGGCACTTATCAACCTATTACTATGAACGGCAAAGAAGTCTACCGCTTTGCTGTGCAAAAAGTCCCAGAAATCATAGATAAAGCCTTATTTCAAGCTAACCTTAAGGTTGACCAAATAGATTGGCTAGTGTTGCATCAAGCTAATCAGCGCATTATTGATGCCGTTGCTCAACGCCTAAATATCCCAGAACATAAAGTTATAAGTAATCTCGCCCAGTACGGCAATACCTCAGCTGCTTCCATCCCCTTAGCTTTAGATGAAGCAGTACGACAAGGTAAAATTAAACCCCATGACATCGTTGCGACATCCGGCTTTGGTGCCGGTCTTACCTGGGGCGCGGCAATTTTCCAATGGGGAAAATGA